The Longimicrobium sp. genome window below encodes:
- a CDS encoding glycosyltransferase family 4 protein gives MKLLVVNWQDLANPHSGGAEVHLHEIFGRLARRGHDVTLLCSGFPGASPTAEADGMRIHRVGGRHTFTLAAAPYYRRHLSAEKWDVVVEDLNKVPLFTPYWVRRPLALLVHHLFGTTAFREASAPFAAATWLLERPIPLVYRGLPTEAVSESTRDDLVARGLRGQDIRVIHNGVDVEFFRPDPAISRFDEPTFLSVGRLRKYKRIDHAIEAVARLKSRNRLVRLLIAGKGDDEPRLRAAVERLGVGDRVTFAGFVSEEGKRDLMRRAWATVQPSPKEGWGITNIEAAACGTPTVASDSPGLRESVVHDTTGLLYPHGDVDALANALERLAMHPAEVARLGAGAHQFAQGFTWERAADLTEAHLAEVAEGRLS, from the coding sequence GTGAAGCTGCTCGTCGTCAACTGGCAGGACCTGGCCAACCCGCACTCCGGCGGCGCCGAGGTCCACCTGCACGAGATCTTCGGCCGCCTGGCCCGCCGCGGGCACGACGTCACCCTCCTCTGCTCCGGCTTCCCCGGCGCGTCTCCCACCGCCGAGGCGGACGGGATGCGCATCCACCGCGTCGGCGGCCGGCACACCTTCACGCTGGCCGCCGCGCCCTACTATCGGCGTCACCTCTCCGCTGAAAAGTGGGACGTGGTGGTCGAGGACCTGAACAAGGTCCCGCTCTTCACCCCGTACTGGGTCCGCCGCCCGCTCGCGCTCCTCGTCCACCACCTGTTCGGCACCACCGCGTTCCGCGAGGCCTCGGCGCCGTTCGCCGCGGCCACCTGGCTGCTCGAGCGCCCCATCCCCCTGGTCTACCGCGGCCTGCCCACGGAAGCCGTCTCCGAGAGCACGCGCGACGACCTCGTCGCCCGGGGCCTGCGCGGTCAGGACATCCGCGTGATCCACAACGGCGTGGACGTGGAGTTCTTCCGCCCCGATCCCGCGATCTCCCGCTTCGACGAGCCCACCTTCCTCTCCGTCGGCCGGCTGCGGAAGTACAAGCGCATCGACCACGCGATCGAGGCCGTCGCCCGCCTCAAGTCGCGCAACCGCCTCGTGCGCCTGCTGATCGCGGGGAAGGGGGATGACGAGCCGCGCCTCCGCGCAGCCGTCGAGCGGCTGGGCGTCGGCGACCGGGTGACGTTCGCGGGGTTCGTGAGCGAGGAGGGGAAGCGCGACCTGATGCGCCGCGCGTGGGCCACCGTCCAGCCGTCGCCCAAGGAGGGGTGGGGGATCACGAACATCGAGGCCGCCGCCTGCGGCACGCCCACCGTCGCCAGTGACTCGCCCGGACTGCGCGAGTCCGTCGTCCACGACACCACGGGGCTGCTCTACCCGCACGGCGACGTGGACGCGCTGGCCAACGCGCTGGAGCGGCTGGCGATGCACCCGGCGGAGGTCGCGCGGCTGGGCGCGGGCGCGCACCAGTTCGCGCAGGGCTTCACCTGGGAGCGCGCCGCCGATCTCACCGAGGCGCATCTCGCGGAGGTCGCTGAAGGGCGGTTGAGTTAA
- the ribE gene encoding 6,7-dimethyl-8-ribityllumazine synthase produces the protein MIEHAGHFRGEGRRFGIVVARFNDFITRPLLAGARDCLLRHGVADDHIEAAWVPGAWEIPSTLAALAKTGRFDALIALGCVIRGATPHFDYVAGHAASGTAAVAAAHDLPVIFGVLTTDTIEQAIERAGTKAGNKGWDSALAALEMADLFATLKNGGNAG, from the coding sequence ATGATCGAGCACGCGGGGCACTTCCGGGGAGAGGGGCGGCGGTTCGGGATCGTCGTGGCCCGCTTCAACGACTTCATCACGCGGCCGCTGCTGGCGGGCGCGCGCGACTGCCTGCTGCGCCACGGCGTGGCCGACGACCACATCGAGGCCGCCTGGGTTCCCGGCGCGTGGGAGATCCCCTCCACCCTCGCCGCGCTGGCGAAGACGGGGCGCTTCGACGCGCTGATCGCGCTGGGATGCGTGATCCGCGGCGCCACCCCGCACTTCGACTACGTCGCAGGGCACGCGGCCAGCGGCACCGCAGCGGTCGCCGCGGCCCACGATCTGCCTGTCATCTTCGGCGTGCTGACCACCGACACCATCGAGCAGGCCATCGAGCGCGCCGGCACCAAGGCCGGGAACAAGGGGTGGGACTCGGCCCTGGCGGCGCTGGAGATGGCGGACCTGTTCGCCACGCTGAAGAACGGGGGGAACGCCGGGTGA
- the nusB gene encoding transcription antitermination factor NusB, protein MRSRSKARGWALQGLYAWESRGGQPEDAMRILQTLFSTLRVSPANRPYAEVLVRLVATNVDRIDGLLKDSLANWRIERLAAIDRNVLRLGVAEMLFVDDVSPRITIREMVQLAEKYGTHDSPRFVNGVLDAVMRRVAPEGAAPAR, encoded by the coding sequence GTGAGAAGCCGCAGCAAGGCCCGCGGGTGGGCGCTCCAGGGGCTGTATGCCTGGGAGAGCCGCGGGGGCCAGCCGGAAGACGCCATGCGCATCCTGCAGACGCTCTTCTCCACCCTCCGCGTGTCGCCGGCCAACCGGCCGTACGCCGAGGTCCTCGTCCGCCTCGTGGCCACCAACGTCGACCGCATCGACGGGCTGCTGAAGGACTCCCTCGCCAACTGGCGGATCGAGCGCCTGGCCGCCATTGACCGCAACGTCCTGCGCCTGGGCGTGGCGGAGATGCTGTTCGTCGACGACGTCTCGCCGCGCATCACCATCCGCGAGATGGTGCAGCTGGCGGAGAAATACGGCACCCACGACAGCCCGCGCTTCGTGAACGGCGTGCTCGACGCGGTGATGCGGCGGGTGGCGCCGGAAGGGGCCGCGCCCGCGCGGTGA